The Oncorhynchus mykiss isolate Arlee chromosome 8, USDA_OmykA_1.1, whole genome shotgun sequence genome includes the window CCGTTGACAACACATTTAATAATAGGGGGTCAAGCACCGCATGTTTTAATGGTATTGTTATTTTCCTGCCGTTTGGTCTACAAATAGAGATGATAAAACTTGCGAGGTTGACACTTGTATTCTCTGGTATTTTTCAGATTGGCTTTATGGAGTTAAGTGTTTGGAATAGCAAACGTAATAAGCAGTATTCTGAATAGACTGCACACAAAAGTTAGCTATATTTTTTATTAAGATCATAATTTTATGTGGAGCATTGGTGGTCTGAAAATGAATTTGAATAAACTGGGTCAAATTGGAAACCTGCAGCTACTAGACAGTTATCACCCTATTTCAAATAATTTTACTTGGCTTGCTTGAATGATGAGCCAAGCAGACAATAACCAACATGACCTTGAGTTTGTGGCAATGTTCCTTCTAAACTGCGGGTGAGCTCGCAGTAGCGCCGAGACTGCTGCAAGCAGAGTGCAGAAGAAATAACAGTCCATGGAGAGAAGCACAAGATACAATTTAACTCAACTTCCTAGTTTCCCcagttagttaacactatcaacttTTTCCCCTTttctgtggcaattgtgatcgaatcaatacaatattagccactttcgaTGCAACATAGCAAAACTATGCAAAAGATTTTGTTGTAGCGAGAACGCATCAGAGTAGGATTGTATTGCCCAggactcagcccgtactctacacagaccggtgcggcataaccaatcagagctgcagtaggcctatatgcaaatagatcTGTGCAATTTAGTTTGAAATAGACTTTTTACAGCTGTGGTCGtcagtagatgcgcttgttttgagaacaaagcaagagctgcatgtagccatgtgtgcacattttgttcatattctttgctagttagtgagttattagcccggttatagatcatttgtagtcagcaataggggagtgattgattcctacaagagcacaaagaGTACATTTGTAGACATATTTGAAAAGCAAGTcaagaaaatagttttttttttgatCAAAAGGGGCAGTGTTGCATTAGCCTATAgccagagggtagcataatttgtctgattgtCTAACAATAGTATggaaataataatgcattttatttgtaaagtggtttcttgcatcaaccACATCATTTTCAGTCGAcgccttgtctgaaggacaagtggataaacaggttaatatcAAGCCCTGCGTGTTTCCCCccccaaaagtctcatggaatgtaggcctacaatgaacaccacacattggctgctactgtaggctgaaagATAGCTgttctatttccatgttaaaaggTTATGGGATGCACCATATATAGGTATCGGCCGATATTATCTAAAAATGCCAGTATCAGccaatgtctagtttaacggcAATGTGCAAAACCGATTTATATAACGTTACATGACGTAATGTCACCAGGTAAAATTatacaacacagcattcctaCCCTAGCctacaatgtctgctgtgtggatcaagcagtcatttgaaagagtaagaacatttcagcgagacaactcaaagtcaaatccattaaagccaataTAATGGAATTCATTACCCTTGACattcaaccgttctctgtcgtgggtgatgctggttttcgccgactggtcgagcactgaTACACACAAAAAAGTTTATTATTTTTCAGATGTttccctaccggagttacacagtaatagcatcactgctattagcttcacgacatacatactatggaacaccatttgggtctttgcgtgtcaaaaaaaaagctgtacaaaaaaagcaAACACCAGCCACggacgatgtgtttacaataccgcgttggtaataaagcatcatttgttcgactgcaacttctggggtagctagctttagcttggtacctagctagcaccaatacaaccagcctgaaaacaatgaccagtagaaactgcagtcattttcattattctcagcaatgatttcaaatcaaattgtatttgtcacatacacatcgttagcagatgttaatgcgagtgtagcgaaatgcttctagtgccgacaatgcagtaataaccaacaagtagtctaatctaacaatttcacaacaactaccaacaactacacaagtgtaaagggatgaagaatatgtacataaagctatatgaatgagtgatggtacagaacggcattggCAAGATGTATCGCGCacagtacatatatttttttctttatttaactaggcaagtcagttaagaaccaattcttattttcaatgacgaccctGAGCAGGTCAACTgcctggggcagaacgacagaacggCAGAactgtcagctcgggggtttgaacttccagttacttccagttactagtccaacgctctaaccactaggctaccctgccgggtatgtaaacatatataagtggcattgtttaaagtggctagtgatacatgtattacagaaagatggcaagatgcagaagatgtaaacattatattaaattatataaatatagatatattaaacattatattaagtggcattgtttaaagtggctagtgatacattttttacatacatttttccattattaaagtggctggagttgagtcagtatgttggcagcagccactcaatgttagtggtggctgtttaacagtctgatggccttgagatagaagctatttttcagtctctcggtccctgctctgatgcacctgtactgagctcgccttctggatgatagcggggtgaacaggaagtggctcgggtggttgttgtccttgatgatctttatggccttcctgtgacatcgggtggtgtaggtgtcctggagggcaggtagtttgccccccccggtgatgcgttgtgcagacctcactaccctctggaaagccttacggttgtgggtggagcagttgccgtaccaggcggtgatacagcccgacagaatgctctcgattgtgcatctgtaaaagtttgagtgcttttggtgacaagccaaatttattcagcctcctgaggttcaagaggcgctgctgcgccttcttcaccacactgtctgtgtgggtggaccaattcagtttgtccgtgatgtgtacgccgaggaacttaaaacttactaccctctccactactgtcccgttgatgtggataggggggtgttccctctgctgtttcctgaagtccacgatcatctcctttgttttgttgacgttgagtgtgaggttattttcctgacaccacactcagaatgccctcacctcctccctgtaagccgtctcgtcgttgttggtaatcaagcctaccactgtagtgtcgtctgcaaacttgatgattgagttggaggcgtgcatggccacgcagtcgtaggtgaacagggagtacaggagagggctcagaacacacccttatggggccccagtgttgaggatcagcggggtggagatgttgttacctaccctcaccacttgggggcagcccgtcaggaagtccagtacccagttgcacaggtcggggtcgagacccagggtctcgagcttgatgacgagtttggagggtactatggtgctaaatgctgagctgtagtcgatgaacagccttctcacataggtattcctcttgtccagatgggttagggcagtgtgcagtgtggttgcgattgcgtcgtctgtggacctatttgggcggtaagcaaattggagtgggtctagggtgtcaggtagggtggaggtgatatggtccttgactagtctctcaaagcactttatgatgagggaagtgagtgctacggggcagtagtcgtttagctcagttaccatagctttcttgggaacaggaacaatggtggccctcttgaagcatgtgggaacagcagactgggataaggactgattgaatatgtccgtaaacacaccagccagctggtctgcgcatgctccgaGGACGCGGCTGAGGATGCCGTCTGGGCATGCAGCCTTGCGAggtttaacacatttaaatgttttactcacgttggctgcagtgaaggagagtccgcagggtTTGgatgcgggccgtgtcagtggcactgtattgtcctcaaagcgagcaaagaagttgtttagtctgtctgtgagcaagacatcctggtccacaacagagctgattttttttttttgcaatccgtgattgactgtagaccctgccacatacctcgtgtctgagcagttgatttgcaactctactttgtgtctatactgacgcttagcttgtttgattgccttgcggagggaatagctacactgtttgtattcggtcatgtttccggtcaccttgccctggttaaaagcagtggttcacactttcagtttcgcgcgaatgctgccatcaatccacggtttctggtttgggaatgttttaatagttgctgtgggtacgacatcgccgatgcacttgctaataaactcgctcaccgaatcagcgtattcgtcaatgttgttgtttgacgcaatgcggaacatatcccaatccacgtgatctaagcaatcttgaagcatggaatcagattggtcgttGAACAGAcctaggaatccttgtgagtaagtattagtattagctaggttgccacttgaaTTGATTGCCTATTGAGTTGATTTCCTATTGAAATtgaatttcagttcatgaaaataaatagctatccTGCAACTTAACCCcgttgcccaaagctaacattataagcagccagctagcttcatctggctagtgaggctcgaccagaACAGGTTGTGTTGTAAAGCTAGctacaataaggattaggcacaatagtggaatttgaggtttgccttcaaaataaaagcatgTCATTGACAGTGAAGCAAATAGAATTATgctatacttttattttgaaggctaactgcAAAGTCCACTactgtggctaatccttattgtgacaAGCTTCACAGATGGATCTGACCACCATAAATCAAATAATATAACGGTCTtctaaattagggttattttagatgatgacacctagctatatagttagctagcgaACTATAGCCACTGAAACAGAtgttgttttgctatgtttttggggaagaacattgtttgcatccatgagctagctagctttttatgaccagcactgtaggtgcacgAGACacctttaccagcatcatagcatacataTCAATGAATCGTGGTGACGTATGAAATTCTAGTGCTAGTGTAaccaatgtgtaataactacctaaaaaaaatgtatgaacgcgTTAAATATTTTTGTGAAGTGCaatcatattcaggtcctgattggtcaaatagtgttatttgatgcATGtctttttttgacacgcaaagacccaaacggcgtcccatagaaatcctggttgagaatgaaacggctgaacaacgaaacagcacagcaagtaagtgaaagaaataggttttgatgatgttttactgATAATGGGGACATAAGTAAATGGAAacaataactttttggtcagtgtggtgtgtgtgtaacctttatttaactaggcaagtcagttaagaacaaattcttatttacaatgacggcctaccccggccaaacctggacgacgctgggccaattgtgcgccactctatgggactcccaatcacggccagatgtgatacagcctggattcgaatcagggactgtagtgacgcctcttgcactgagatgcagtgacttagaccgatgtgtccatttgtgtgtgttaactatttaaactGTACTAAAAAGCTTAAAAGGCCGCAAAAATGGTCAATATCAGGATCAGCTTTTTTTGTCAAGGAAAATATCAcgtcggtatcggccaaaaatatAATAATGATGCATCACTCAAGGCAAGggatggttactttgaagaatctcaaatctaaattacatttgtttatcacttttttggttactacatgatactactaaccctaacccatatgtgttatttcatagttgttatGTCTTCActgtatacactgctcaaaaaaataaagggaacactaaaataacacatcctagatctgaatgaatgaaatattcttattaaatacttttttctttacatagttgaaagtgctgacaacaaaatcacacaaaaatgatcaatggaaatcacaacagcatgtgaaatttattgtcaatcagtgttgcttcctaagtggagtttgatttcacagaagtgtgattgacttgaagttacattgtgttgtttaagtgttccctttatttttttgagcagttaTATATATaatgaggtgtgtccaaacttttgactgctactgtgtCTTTTGCACCAATTCTATGAACTCACCTTGTAGTGTCTGTCTttacctcctctccctcgctgtccTTCTGCCCATTGTCTTCTCCTGCATGTATTCCAAGGAATGGTTTCTGATGGTCATGAAGAGGGTGGTGTCAGAGGAGAAGAACCATAAAATAAAAGATATTTAGGAGATTTGTAGAGAATAAAGAGACTACAGGTTGAATCTCTGCTGACCTTCCTGTGTCTGGCTCCATCAATGTTtacgtcctcttcctcctccccagaTACTTGCTTTTTATGCTGTGGGGCTTTTGGGGCCTCAGTTGGATCGTCAGGTTGACTAACCGTTTCCGTATCCTGGGATATGGTGTTTGTCTGAGGTTTCTCAGGCTAAGGGATAGCGAGAACAAGTAAATGAATTGTATATTGTGCAGAATATCAAGACATGAGCAGCTGAGTCACAGTTGTAAGTATACATCTGTCATTTAGGCAACTTATGGTTAAAATAAGAACGATGGGTGTTTGTGTTATGCCATCACTACGTCTCggcttgtcttttttttttttacccctttttctccccaattttgtgctATTGAGTAAGCAATGCAAAGACAGAAAACAGTACATGACAATGGACTTGATCATCTTTTAATATTTCATCATTGTTTTGCTGCAAGTTGTTTCATGTTTATTGTGTGATTTACAAGTACATCATGTAGGCTTAAAGAGTCCAGCAAGAGCACACCTAGACCTATACCATGTACttatatacacacgcacacagaaaaCCCCTTTGCCTCTATCTGTTACTACTAGAGCGAAACATGTTATTCATAAATCAGAAGCATTCCTGAAACATCGAACATCTGGATTTGATCACTTCGACAAGGTTACTTTGAACATGAATGAAATAACAGCTTCTAATCTCCAATGACCATTGATTGTCACTGCTTGGGTGGTCTtcagtctacagtgccttgcgaaagtgttcggccccctttaacttttcaaccttttgccacatttcaggcttcaaacataaagatataaaactgtattttttttgtgaagaatcaacaacaagtgggacacaatcatgaagtggaacgacatttattggatatttcaaacttttttaacaaatcaaaaactgaaaaattgggcgtgcaaaatgattccctttactttcagtgcagcaaactctctccagaagttcagtgaggatctctgaatgatccaatgttgacctaaatgactaatgatgataaatacaatccacctgtgtgtaatcaagtctccgtataaatgcacctgcactgtgatagtctcagaggtccgttaaaagcgcagagagcatcatgaagaacaaggaacacaccaggcaggtccgagatactgttgtgaagaagtttaaagccggatttggatacaaaaatatttccaagctttaaacatcccaaggagcactgtgcaagcgataatattgaaatggaaggagtatcagaccactgcaaatctaccaagacctggccgtccctctaaactttcagctcatacaaggagaagactgatcagagatgcagccaagaggcccatgatcactctggatgaactgcagagatctacagctgaggtgggagactctgtccataggacaacaatcagtcgtatattgcacaaatctggcctttatggaagagtggcaagaagaaagccatttcttaaagatatccataaaaagtgtcgtttaaagtttgccacaagccacctgggagacacaccaaacatgtggaagaaggtgctctggtcagatgaaaccaaaattgaactttttggtaacaatgcaaaacgttatgtttggcgtaaaagcaacacagctgaacacaccatccccactgtcaaacatggtggtggcagcatcatggtttgggcctgcttttcttaagcagggacagggaagatggttaaaattgatgggaagatggatggagccaaatacaggaccattctggaagaaaacctgatggagtctgcaaaagacctgagactgggacggagatttgtcttccaacaggacaatgatccaaaacataaagcaacatctacaatggaatggttcaaaaataaacatatccaggtgttagaatggccaagtcaaagtccagacctgaatccaattgagaatctgtggaaagaactgaaaactgctgttcacaaatgctctccatccaacctcactgagctcgagctgttttgcaaggaggaatgggaaaaaatgtcagtctctcgatgtgcaaaactgagagacataccccaagcgacttacagctgtaatcgcagcaaaaggtggcgctacaaagtattaacttaaggggactgaataattttgcacgcccaatttttcagtttttgatttgttaaaaaagtttgaaatatccaataaatgtcgttccacttcatgattgtgtcccacttgttgttgattcttcacaaaaaatacagttttatatctttatgtttgaagcctgaaatgtggcaaaaggtcgcaaagttcaagggggccgaatactttcgcaaggccctgacaaaatgaaaaacaaaaacaatctaAAGAAAATCCAAGTACTAGGCTACATGGTTAATGAACATTACTATTCTCATATTGCTGTTGGATCATCATTTCATtgattgagagagaaagaacacaTATAGACCACTCACCTTTCTACCACTGGGAGTGGTGTGTGTTTTCCCCTGGGACGATGATGAACTAGACGAACCTGAGGACGACGACCCTGAGTCAGAATCTGAGGAGTCATTCGACGAGGAAGACCGTCTTCCCAGCTTTTCTTCTTTCTTTTGacttctctcccttcctttttCTACCTTGCCTTCCACTGGTTGGGGTGAGGGAGGTAGCACAGCTCCCGCTGGACCTGAGGGGGCGTTTGCTTCTCTGGCCATCTCTCCCAccgcctgtttgtctgtctcctctctatgtGCTTGGACATGCTCCTCTGAGACCAGGCTCTTACCCTTTTCTTCTTCAGGACTCTTGCCCAGTGTGGCAATCACTGGGGTCTCCCTCTCTGGCCCTGTCGTCCCCGACGTGTCTGCTCCAGAAACAGGGACCCCCTGACTTGCAGGCTTCTTTGGTGCTGTTTGCCAAGCAGAAGGCTGGGCCCCCTGCTGAGTACCTTCCTGCTCTGGTTCCCCAGGTTTGCTGGGGGACTGGAGAGCTAAGGACTGAGGATGGGGGCTTTCAGAGAATGTACGGGGCCTCTTGATGACCCCGGATGCAGAAGACTGGGATAGAACTATGGGGTCCCTCAAGAAACGGAACTTCTTGAAGGAGGACTGGGGTGACAGAGACGTTGCTAGAGATTGTGACAGGGGCGTACCAGATTCAGCTGGCCGGTTGTCTCTTAATGCTTTTTGGGGTAGGGATGGCACTTTGGGctccccaccctcctctgttGCCGCCATCTTACCTGCtcctgtggagaggggaggagtaggCAGGGGGGTAAGACCAAACTCACAACTACGCTTCCATGGAGGAAGATGAcaatccctctcctctttctctctctgcgaGGACTTCTGTTCcaaagctctctccctctcctctttctctctctgcaagGCCTTCTGTTCcaaagctctctccctctccactttctctctgtGCAAGGCCTTCTCCTGTTCCaaagctctctccttctcctctttctctctgtgcaaGGCCTTCTCCTGTTCCaaagctctctccttctcctctttctctctctgcaagGCCTTCTCCTGTTCcaaagctctctccctctcctctttctctctgtgcaaGGCCTTCTCCTGTTCCAAAGctctctccctcgcctccctctctctgtgcaaGGCCTTCTCCTGTTCCAAAGctctctccctcgcctccctctctctgtgcaaGGCCTTCTCCTGTTCCAAAGCTCTCTCCCtcgcctccttctctctctgcaagGCCTTCTCCTGTTCcaaagctctctccctctcctctttttctctctgtaggACCTTCTCCTGTTCTaaggctctctccctctcctctctttctttctccatggTTCTTTCTTTCTCAAGGGCTTTCTTCCTTTCGATTCTTTCTTGCTCCAAAGCcctcaccttctcctccctctctttctccttcatctCCCGTTCCAAAGCTTTCTGCCGCTCTAGCTCCAAAACCTTTACCCTCTCCATACGCTCTAGCTCCAAAACCTTTACCCTCTCCATACGCTCTAGCACCAaagccttctcctcctccctctctctctccaaaacctTTACCCTCTCCATACGCTCTCTCTCCAAAACCTTTACCCTCTCCATACGCTCTAGCACCAAAGccttctcctgctccctctctctctccaaagccttctcctcctccctctctctctccaaaacctTTACCCTCTCCATACGCTCTAGCACCAAAGccttctcctgctccctctctctctccaaagccttctcctgctccctctctctctctaaaacctTTACCCTCTCCATACGCTCTAGCACCAAAGccttctcctgctccctctctctctccaaaacctTTACCCTCTCCATACGCTCTAGCACCAAAGccttctcctgctccctctctctctccaaagccttctcctcctccctctctctctccaaagccttttccttcctctctctctccaaagccTTTTCCTTCCTCTCGCTCTCCAAAGCCTTTTCCTTCCTCTCGCTCTCCAAAGCCTTTTCCTTCCTCTCGCTCTCCAAagccttctcctccctctccaaagctttctccttctctctctcctgctccaaaGCTCGCTCTCGTTCCATGGCTCTCTGCTTTTCTAATTGCAtagctttctctcgctcttccctctcttttgccaaagctttctctctttcctcctcttctcgtTCAAGAGCTTGCGCCCTCTCTCGCGCCAAAGCCCGCTCCTTCCTTTCTTGCTCCAAAGCTTTCTCTCGCTCCAaagccttctccctctccttccgcTCTCGCGAcaaagctttctctctctccttcctctctcgctcCAAAGCCCTTTCCCTCTCTTGCTCCACAGCATGCTGTTGCTCAAATACTCTCTGCCTCTCCAGGCTTTCCTGCTCCACGGCACCAAGTCGCTCTTGCTCAGGGGatttttctctttcactctctgccTGCAGGTCCTTTTCCTTGTTGTTTTCTTGCGGCCATGCAGCATCTCTCTCTTCCATAATAGTGGGCCTAAGCACACTCACAGGAACTTCACTGTGGGGGAGATGGCCTCCAAGAGCTCCCTGGTTTGTTACTGGAACCAGTCTGGGGAAGGGCAAACTGGCTGCAGCATTGGTTGTGTGGGTGATGGCAGACACTGTGCCCTCTTGAGGACCTCTACCAGAAGACATTGTTGCAGTTGCAGCATTGTTGTCCTGCCTCTCTGCATCCCCACGCCCATGCCACCCAACTCCAGAGAAAGCCCCCTCTGATGCCATTTTGCGTGCCAGCAGGGTCAGTGGGCCAGGCTTGCGCTCTGTTTTGCTTTGTGGATCTGGGCTGCTACTACAACTGCCACTGCTAGAGGAGCCAGAGCTGGAGGTACTGGA containing:
- the LOC110530602 gene encoding apoptotic chromatin condensation inducer in the nucleus isoform X7, which produces MADLEDVKLDGRPLQSLRVADLKAALEERGLPKSGQKNTLVKRLKGALMLENLQRTSHHHIGLQPNSQIGEEMSQNSFIKQYLAKQQELLRQRLEREAREAVEDDDTDKEDHTQDNNSAACAAPDQDVAPVLVDQRKLFGLSEGKGLAGPAREGEGHMSRDGHVSPPPAPTSAAVASLAVRVAVDEQRPERVPTSSQVPADSDDDGADEDWDSGARRRNLGEPPRGQLARARSGGSRQHPQHIPPLLSPQLRQPTPPPSPPPELSFPLPDTPKQSPPSPGEPPARQRTSSTSSSGSSSSGSCSSSPDPQSKTERKPGPLTLLARKMASEGAFSGVGWHGRGDAERQDNNAATATMSSGRGPQEGTVSAITHTTNAAASLPFPRLVPVTNQGALGGHLPHSEVPVSVLRPTIMEERDAAWPQENNKEKDLQAESEREKSPEQERLGAVEQESLERQRVFEQQHAVEQERERALERERKEREKALSRERKEREKALEREKALEQERKERALARERAQALEREEEEREKALAKEREEREKAMQLEKQRAMERERALEQEREKEKALEREEKALESERKEKALESERKEKALESERKEKALERERKEKALEREREEEKALEREREQEKALVLERMERVKVLERERMERVKVLEREREEEKALVLERMERVKVLELERMERVKVLELERQKALEREMKEKEREEKVRALEQERIERKKALEKERTMEKEREERERALEQEKVLQREKEERERALEQEKALQREKEARERALEQEKALHREREARERALEQEKALHREREARERALEQEKALHREKEERERALEQEKALQREKEEKERALEQEKALHREKEEKERALEQEKALHREKVERERALEQKALQREKEERERALEQKSSQREKEERDCHLPPWKRSCEFGLTPLPTPPLSTGAGKMAATEEGGEPKVPSLPQKALRDNRPAESGTPLSQSLATSLSPQSSFKKFRFLRDPIVLSQSSASGVIKRPRTFSESPHPQSLALQSPSKPGEPEQEGTQQGAQPSAWQTAPKKPASQGVPVSGADTSGTTGPERETPVIATLGKSPEEEKGKSLVSEEHVQAHREETDKQAVGEMAREANAPSGPAGAVLPPSPQPVEGKVEKGRERSQKKEEKLGRRSSSSNDSSDSDSGSSSSGSSSSSSSQGKTHTTPSGRKPEKPQTNTISQDTETVSQPDDPTEAPKAPQHKKQVSGEEEEDVNIDGARHRKKPFLGIHAGEDNGQKDSEGEEVKTDTTSARPVGENQHHPRQRTVECQGEVNEAAMAKPKKAPESSEERVTPKAFTARRISLSSSKASPGAVTAEGETESGAGRKRRWGSSTAVTTKKSSMSITTDSLKSLIPDIRLCPGQEMVVDLHPGEDHLSGVEEEGRERGEQDLKIRRTVTQVVPSVTQENGQKESKRSEHEEEDREDGREVKGDREEKMDGSFQRDSMETQCPSPPSHDMEMKTVTPSDTLIRRSISQQKSGVSITIVDPVRTAKQPSPPRGKVSNIVHVSNLVRPFTLSQLKELLGRTGTVHEDGFWIDKIKSHCYVTYSSAEESIATRAALHGVKWPQSNPKFLNLDFIQQEELDFHRGLPPPERAGEGERGAAAVPGRVAALPPLLPKREQWAEREREMEHRERTRAEREWDRDKVRDFGPEKPGEEAVPRRSRSRERKRKERKMDKKEKAADEPPVKLLDELFKKTKAAPCIYWLPLTEEQFSQKETARQERMKEREKRRKEQQEEVEKKREEDRKERMKAASAAFGERGEGERYRERERDGGRDGESDKHREDCYRRPGGSSTGGGRRSRSHSDPPHHDRRR
- the LOC110530602 gene encoding apoptotic chromatin condensation inducer in the nucleus isoform X6, with protein sequence MADLEDVKLDGRPLQSLRVADLKAALEERGLPKSGQKNTLVKRLKGALMLENLQRTSHHHIGLQPNSQIGEEMSQNSFIKQYLAKQQELLRQRLEREAREAVEDDDTDKEDHTQDNNSAACAAPDQDVAPVLVDQRKLFGLSEGKGLAGPAREGEGHMSRDGHVSPPPAPTSAAVASLAVRVAVDEQRPERVPTSSQVPADSDDDGADEDWDSGARRRNLGEPPRGQLARARSGGSRQHPQHIPPLLSPQLRQPTPPPSPPPELSFPLPDTPKQSPPSPGEPPARQRTSSTSSSGSSSSGSCSSSPDPQSKTERKPGPLTLLARKMASEGAFSGVGWHGRGDAERQDNNAATATMSSGRGPQEGTVSAITHTTNAAASLPFPRLVPVTNQGALGGHLPHSEVPVSVLRPTIMEERDAAWPQENNKEKDLQAESEREKSPEQERLGAVEQESLERQRVFEQQHAVEQERERALERERKEREKALSRERKEREKALEREKALEQERKERALARERAQALEREEEEREKALAKEREEREKAMQLEKQRAMERERALEQEREKEKALEREEKALESERKEKALESERKEKALESERKEKALERERKEKALEREREEEKALEREREQEKALVLERMERVKVLEREREQEKALVLERMERVKVLEREREQEKALEREREQEKALVLERMERVKVLERERMERVKVLEREREEEKALVLERMERVKVLELERMERVKVLELERQKALEREMKEKEREEKVRALEQERIERKKALEKERTMEKEREERERALEQEKVLQREKEERERALEQEKALQREKEARERALEQEKALHREREARERALEQEKALHREREARERALEQEKALHREKEERERALEQEKALQREKEEKERALEQEKALHREKEEKERALEQEKALHREKVERERALEQKALQREKEERERALEQKSSQREKEERDCHLPPWKRSCEFGLTPLPTPPLSTGAGKMAATEEGGEPKVPSLPQKALRDNRPAESGTPLSQSLATSLSPQSSFKKFRFLRDPIVLSQSSASGVIKRPRTFSESPHPQSLALQSPSKPGEPEQEGTQQGAQPSAWQTAPKKPASQGVPVSGADTSGTTGPERETPVIATLGKSPEEEKGKSLVSEEHVQAHREETDKQAVGEMAREANAPSGPAGAVLPPSPQPVEGKVEKGRERSQKKEEKLGRRSSSSNDSSDSDSGSSSSGSSSSSSSQGKTHTTPSGRKPEKPQTNTISQDTETVSQPDDPTEAPKAPQHKKQVSGEEEEDVNIDGARHRKKPFLGIHAGEDNGQKDSEGEEVKTDTTSARPVGENQHHPRQRTVECQGEVNEAAMAKPKKAPESSEERVTPKAFTARRISLSSSKASPGAVTAEGETESGAGRKRRWGSSTAVTTKKSSMSITTDSLKSLIPDIRLCPGQEMVVDLHPGEDHLSGVEEEGRERGEQDLKIRRTVTQVVPSVTQENGQKESKRSEHEEEDREDGREVKGDREEKMDGSFQRDSMETQCPSPPSHDMEMKTVTPSDTLIRRSISQQKSGVSITIVDPVRTAKQPSPPRGKVSNIVHVSNLVRPFTLSQLKELLGRTGTVHEDGFWIDKIKSHCYVTYSSAEESIATRAALHGVKWPQSNPKFLNLDFIQQEELDFHRGLPPPERAGEGERGAAAVPGRVAALPPLLPKREQWAEREREMEHRERTRAEREWDRDKVRDFGPEKPGEEAVPRRSRSRERKRKERKMDKKEKAADEPPVKLLDELFKKTKAAPCIYWLPLTEEQFSQKETARQERMKEREKRRKEQQEEVEKKREEDRKERMKAASAAFGERGEGERYRERERDGGRDGESDKHREDCYRRPGGSSTGGGRRSRSHSDPPHHDRRR